The genomic window TCCGTGGGGAGAACCGGCGGAGTCGCGTTCGCGTCGCCCTGGGTGCGGTACAAGCGAGTCTCGCCGGCCGCACGGCCGTGCCAATCCTTGACGACCTCGACGCCCGCCGGCGTGTCTTTGAGGTAGAGGCTCGTGACGTAGGCGATGTCGTCGTCAGCCATTTGCTGGCCGTCGCCGGTGAGGTTGCCCGGGATCACGGCGTCGATCTGCGCGTTCGTGACGAGGTACTGGCCGATCCAGCCCTGGTTGCCGTCGGGGCGGTTGAACGCCTGGAACTCGCTGCAGCCACCGGAGTTACCGTCGTCGGTGGTGTAGGGCACGCTGACGACGACGGGCGCCGCGAGCTTGTTGCACATATGGTCGATGGCCGTCACGTAGTGCGACGGGCTGTTCTGATTGAAGTCGTTGCCGTATCCGACGAGGTAGCGGCCCTTCTTGTCAGGACGCTTCGACATGCACGGGTGGTGGGCCGTGCGGCGACCTTCCTGCTCCTGGAGGACCGACTGGGCAACGAGCTTGGGCGCCTCCGTCGCGAGCATCTCATACGAGTTGCACCGGATCGTCATGAGCGCCTTCTTCGGGTTGGTCTCCCGGTCGGCACTCTCCATGTAGACCGTCGTGACGAACTGACGCCCCGTGGCCTCGTCCTTGTGCCATCCGAAGACGCCCTGTTCGGCACCGGCACCGGCGCGTTGGGGGTCGGGGTTCTTGAGCATGTCGCGACCTGACTTCTCGACCTCGCTGGGTGAGCGAACGGTAACGACGGCGGGCGCGACGCTCGAGCGCTGCACCTGCTCCGTTGCGCCACCGGCCTGCTGGGCGACGGCCGCAGAGGCAATCGAAAGAACCGTGCTCGTCGCCATCAAACCGAGGATGCGTGCCTTCATGTCGTGCTCCCTTTCCTATCAACCCGTGTGAGTTTTGCTGCCCGTCGGCGCCGTGGTGCTCTCTCCGTTGGGGAGGGCGCGCCGAGGCGGTGTCTTGTGCTGGTAGATCTGAATCGCTGCTTTGCGGTCGCTTGTCGTGCCGTAGTCGATCACAGCGAGCCCCTTGTTGCGTGCGGGGACCGCGAAGGTCATGGAGGCGAGCTCTTTGGGCTCGACGCCGACGAACTCGCCGTCGGTGCCGAGCAGCTCAACGCGCTTGGCGTGCTGCGTGTCGACGCCGGCTGCCTTGAGGTAGGCCGCGAGGGAGAACTTCGGCTTGGAGAGGTCGTCGGTGGCGAGCAGGTCATTGCTGAGCGACTTGCGCTTGACGATGCTAACGAGCTTGCCGTCGAAGTAGACGCGCGTGCCCGCGCTGGCTTCCGCGTCCGCATAGGGCATGCCTTCGCCAACGAGCTTGCCGTCGGGGTAGACGAGCACGAAGTCGGCGTTCTCGCGGGGCGGCTCCTTGTCGACGTAGACGGAGACGGCGCTGATCATGTCGATGGCCGTGTTGAGGCCCATGCTCGGCCGAATGCCAGCGGCGAACCGCGGACGCGCGGGACCGGTGCCGTCGCCGCGGAAGACGAAGCGCACGCGGTCGCCGCCGCGGCGAAGCGAGTCGCCCGGAAGCATCGACACCCGACCACCGTGCATGTGGAGCGCGCGGACCTTGGCGACGTCGACGCCGAGGGCTTTGAGGTACGAGGCGAAGCCGAACTCCGTCTCGCCGGGGCGATCGACGACGCCCACGAGACCCGGGGGAAGCTCGTTGAACTTGAGGAACCCGGTGATCTTCCCGTCGACGTAGACGGCGCCGTCTTTGATGCGGGGCTGCTTCTCACGTGGCGCCGCCTCGGCGGCCGTGATCGGCGCCTGAACAACCTGCGCCGTCGCGGAGGTGCCCGCGGGCGCGGGCTTCCTCGCACAGCCAGCGACGGCTGCAGAGGCGATCAGGGCAAGGACCAACGAGCGCATCGGACAGGGCTCAATGCAGGCGGCGTGCCGCCAATGCGTATGCCTTTGTGGGCCGCGCAAAAGCCCTTGTTTCATCGGTGTAACACGAGAGCGTTTCGCGAATTCCCTGGACGCTCCACTGGCCGGTTTGGGGGCCGCCTCCCGAGAAACGGGGGAAGCATCCCCCATCGACCTTAGACCCGGGCCAAATGACGGGTAATTTCAGCACGAACGGGGACTCGACGTCGGTCGCCCGCCCCGAACTGCGTCGTCCGGCGCCACCCTGTTGTCGGCGTTGCGCCGGGCTACGGAAGCTCAGCGGCCTTGCCGCACGCGCCCTTGTCGGTCTGGCCCTTGAGCCAGGAGAGGAGGCAGGCCTCGCTGTCATCGCCCTTGTTGAAGGCGATGCCGCCCTTGTGCCGCTCGATGCCGAGGGGCTTCTTGTAGAGCAAGAGCGTGTTGGGCTCCCCGTCGCCCTTGCCGACCAGCTCGGTCTGCTCTGGCTCGACGCCCACGGCCGAACGGTAGTTCGCGGAGCGCTCTTCTGGCGTGGTCTCGCCGAGCCCCGGCTCGAAACCGCCGTCGCCTTCGATGGGCGGGAGGCGTAGGCCGTACTTGCTGTAGACGCGGAGCGGGCGACGCGAAAAGCCGTGGCAGTCGAGCGAGCCGCAGCGACGCTCGAGCATCGCGCTCACGCCGCAGGCCTGCGCGCCACCGTCGCCGATGGGCTGGCAAGGCGCCGTGAAGTCCTGCACGTTGGGCCCAGCGACGCGAAGGTCTTCGCCGGAAGGTTTCGGTGAGCACGCGACGAAGACGCTGAGCGCCGACACCGCGAGGAGCTTCTGCAACGACGAGGGGGGCTTCGCAGGGGTCATCGAATCCTCGGGTCGACTTCGCATTCGACGGGCCCCGCGCCGACCTCTTCCGTGCCGAAAAGGAAGACCTGGACGAGTTGGCTCGTGGGATCGCGGTCGAGGTTGGGCGTGTGGCAAGAGCCGCAGCTCGCTTCGCGCCCGATGACCGAGTTCATGCGGCGAAGCGTTCCACCTTTGGCCACGGCCACGAGGATCGGGAATTTCGGGTCCCATTCGTCGGGCTTCACCATGAAGTTACCAACGCAGTTGGTCTTCGTGACGTGTTTCGTGCCCAGCGAGTCGGTCATACGGACTTCGGCGTTGTTGACGCCCACGAGCTTGCTCGGCCCCTGGAAGATCGTCCCGGCGACGGTGAAGATCGAGTTCGACGCGGGCCCGTTCTTCGAGTGGCAAGCCACGCAAGGCTGCCCCGAGCGATGGAGCGGTCCCTTGGGGATCCCCTCGATTTCCTTGCCTTGCGCCTCGATGATCCCGCTTTGAATGGGGTCACTGCAGGCGGGGACGGCCCCAAGGACCAGCGCCGAAAGGAGAAAAAAACTACTCCTCGTCATTGGAACTCAGCCTCGAAACGAAGGACCCCCCACAGGGCAAGGCGCGACTTGATGTAGAGCGCATCGAAGTAGCGCGTGTACATGGCGTCGGCGTCCAGCTGGATGCCGAACTGAACTTTCTCCTCGGGCGGCGACAGCTCGAGCCGCGCCGTTCCGCCGCCAGTGACCGAGAGGAGCTGGCCCAGCTCTCGGTCCGTCGTTCGGTACTTGGGGAGGTCGATGGAGCCGTCGGCGTTGAGCGTGCCGATGTACTTGCGCTTGTAGAAGCTCGCGGGCATCTGGAAGTGAATGCGAGCGTGGGGCCCGACGCGTAGGCGGCGGGTCAGATCGAGCAGGTAACGCACGTCGGTCGAGGAAGCCTTGACGCCCCACGTGTCGAAGTACGCACGCTCCTCCGCCCGGAGCGTCGCCGTTCCGATGCGCTTGATGTACCGGCCCGCCAACGCGTAGCGCTCGCGAGCCACGGGCAGCTGCTCGAGGGGGCGCGTGGGCAGCCGAAACGCGTTGACCTGATCGTACGTGGCCCCGATGGGAATGCCGACGCCGGAGGGGAACAGCGGCACGTAGCGGTACGGCTTGGACTGATCGCCACGCTCGCTTTGCAGCGTGAAGCCGAGCTGAAGGACCGCCGTAGGCGTCATCACGATGGAGCTGCCGGCGACGATCTCGTTGATGCCGAGCTCTCGGCTGAAGACGTCGTAGCTCGTGCCGGCGCGACCGATCGTGTCCTGCGTTCGGTAGTAGCCGAGCGTCGGCGTCCACCGCTTGTCCATGAGCTCGGCGAGGAGCGTGGCGCCGAAGTTCCGCGACGTGTAGTCGTTCTCGACCGACAAGCTCGCGCTCGCCTGCGCGCCGTAGAAGCTCGGCTTGTAACCGCCGCTCACGGCGCCCGCGTGGCGCGTGTCGCGGAAGAAGTGTGACGCCGTGGAGATGACGTCCGGCGACGCGGCCGAGACGATGTCGACGAGGTAACTTCCGCCAACGTTCCAACCTTGCGTGGGCGACGTGATCGACGCGTTGAGACCGGGCGTGAGCACCTGGACGCTGGTCGTGTCGGTGTAAGTCCCGACATCGAGGCCGACGCGCACGACGAGCGGCTTCTTGTCTTGCGGGAGACAGTTGAGGATGTCTTCCTGCGATTTCGCCGCGAACATGCAGGCGATTTGCCCTTCCGTCAGGGCGCTCGGCTTCAGCGTCACGGTGACGAGGGCGTTTTCGCCATCCTTCACCTCGCGAACCTCGTCGAAGACGAGGAGCACGCCACGCACGGTGCCTTCCGCGTGGATCTTGTGCTTGCCCGGATCGATCGAGAACTTCTGCGAGAGCTTCTCCTTCGGCACGACCTTGTCGTCGAAGGTGACCTTCATGTCGGGGACGCCGGCGGGGACCTCGAAGCCGATCTTGGCCACGCGCGGCAAGAGCGCATTGATGCGCGCCTGCGCCGCTTTGATGATGACGGCATCGTTCTTCTGGATGCCAGCGGCGAGGACCTTCTGCGACTCACGGAGGCCGTCGATGACCTTGCCGGAGCGCTCGTAACAAGACGCGAGGTGCAAGCGACCGCGCGGCTGATCTTCGATCTGGAGCGCCGCCTTTTCCTTCTCGATGCAGTCGCCGAGGTTGCCGGCGGCGTCGGCGGCGATGGCCTGCTTCGCGTAGTCGAGGGCCTGCTTGTTGGTCCACGAGGCCTTCCCCGGGTCGTCGGGGTTGTTGGCGACGATCCACGAGCGCTGCGCGTCGGCGAACGCCGTCTTCATGGCCGGCGTGACCGCCGACGACGTCGGCAGTGCCGCAGTCCCGTCGATGTTGAGCGCTTCGGCGAAGCTCGCCTTGCCCTCGTCGGTCTTGCCGATCTGGACGAGGACCATGCCGGCGGCGATGTGCACCTGGCCCGTCAGCTTGGGGGGGCAGCTCTCCTTCTTGCAGCGATCCAGGAGCGTTTTGAGCTTCTTTCGCGCATCGCCGTAGTTGGCGTTCGCAAAATCGTCGCTCAGAACTTTTTCAATGACCGTCGCGACGTCCTCAGGAGGCGCGGCGAGCGCACGTGGGCCTGAAAGGGCGGTGGCCAGAAGGAAGCCGGCGACGGTGATCGCGCGGAACGAGAAGCGCACGGCGGGTACCGTACAGCAAGGCGACACCCCGGGGAAACGGAAGAGTGGAGGTCGCGCTCGCAACCTAGGGAGTCGCCGAGGACTTGACGTCGCTAGTTGTTGGGCGCGCCGCAACGGAGCCACGCGTCGATGCGGCAAGCCTCGTCCTTGGTGGCAGCGCGGCTCGGCACCGTTGGCGAGCTCTGGGGCATGCCCTGCCCGCACTGGCTGAGCATGTTGCAGAGGAAGTCGGATTTCTCCGGTTCGCCGCCGCCGTCGGGGTTGATGTACGGGTGCGGGCTTCCCTTGATGGTGTAGGCGGCCATCGACGCGTAGGCGGCGGCAGCGTTGGCTCCGCTGATGGTCGGCGGCGAGGTGCCGCCGTGGCATTTCGCGTCGACACACTTCCAGGGGCCCGTGACGAGCGGGAAGAGATCGCGGGAAAACGACACGGCGCAGTTGCCCCCGTCGCCGCCACCGCCGCCCCCACCGTCGGAGATCGCGACGCCCGTGCAAATGAGCTTCTCGACGCCGCCCTCGCCGGGGATGTTGTCGCGGCGCAAGCCCGCGGGATTTCCGAAGCTCGTTTCAGGCGGCTGCGAGCACGCCGCGACGAGTACGAGCGCGGTCGCCGCGGCGGAGGTCGTCCCGAGGGCGAGGAGCCATATCTTTCGCGGCAGCATGGGCCGCATATTCTGGGCCCTTCCTGACCCCTCGCGCAAGCGCGGCGACACGATCGGGTGGCCGAGGTCAGTTCAAGCAGAGGTCGTAGCCCACAAGAGTCCCCACGCTCGCTTGACAGACGCCCTCGATGGGACACGGGTCAGCGTCGTCCGCGTTGCACAAGATCACGCGATTCTGGTTGTTGCGACACTCGGTCGGCTTGCGGCATTGAATGCCCACGACGGCACCTCCACTCACGGTGCCGCAGCAAACGTTGCCTTTGGGGCAATCGGCCTCTTCGGCGCACGGAATCTTGAGTCCTACGCAGGGCAGCGCGGCGGCCTGACACAGAAACACGTCGGTGGCCGGCTGGCGGCAGCAGACGTTGCTCTTGAGGTCGCACGTGGCGCCGCTGGCGCGGGAGCAAAGCACCTCGGTGTCGCCAGCGTCGACGACGGGAGTCGGTGCGTCGGGTCGGGCGTCGACGCGACCTGCGTCTTGCGGCGTTGCACCGTCCGAAGAGGCGGCCGCATCGGCGCCGCTGCCGCCGTCGACCGTCGTGCCGGGGACCGAGGGCACCGAGGCGTCGCCGGAGAGCGAGAACACATCCGCGATGGAGGTGCTCCCGCACGCGCCGGTGAGGCCCAATCCCAGCGCGAGCAGCCGCACTAGCCGCGGGGAGTTCGTTGCGGCACGCGGCCCGTGGCCGGACCTTGCCGGGTTGCCTTTTGACGCGCCCATCAAATGACTTCTGCCACGATCCTGGAGGTGCGCCAACGGCGAGGCAGGCCCGAGCCCTACACCGAACGCCGAGCCAACGGGCACGTGCGCAAAAAGCTCGGTGAAAATCCACGGGACGAGCGCTATAAGCGCGCTCCCGACCATGAGCGCGCCCCCCTCCAACTCCGGCCCCGGCAAGCCCGACGCAGCCATCGACGCCCTTGCGTGGGCGGCGGCGCGGGCCGAGGAGTCGGCGGAAGGCGAAGCGGCGGCCCCCACGTCGACGCGCGAGGACTTCGGCGCCGCGCTCCTGCACGCGCCCGACAAGGTTCGCGCGTACCTCGATCGCGTCGTGATGGGACGGAATCCCGAAGCGGGCCTCGATGCCTTGCTCGACGCGCACGCCCTCGCGACGTTGTTCCCAGAAGTCGAGGCGATGGTGGGCTTTGGCGATGGCGAGTGGCGTCACAAGGACGTGTGGAAACACACCAAGCAGGTCGTTCGTCAGGCCGTGCCGCGCCTCGAAGTACGATGGGCGTCGTTGTTCCATGACATTGGCAAGGTCAAGACGCGATCCATCTCGCCGGAAGGCAAAGTGCACTTCTTTGGGCACGCCGAGGTTGGCGCGCGAATGTTCGATCGCATCGACCGACGCGTGCCGCTCTTCTCGTCGGAGCCGGCATTCCGCTCAACGGTTCGCTTTTTGGTCTTGCATCATCTGCGCGCAAACCAATACGAGCCGTCCTGGACCGACAGCGCCGTCCGGCGTTTCGCCCGCGAGCTGGGCGATCACCTCGACGACCTGCTCTGCTTGGCCCGCGCAGACATCACGACAAAGCGCCCCGAAAAGAAGCGGAAAGGTCTGTCGCAGATCTCCGAGCTCGACGCGCGCATCCGCAGCTTGGCGGAGGCCGACGCGAAGCAGCCTCCCTTGCCATCGGGCATCGGCGACGAGATCATGAAGACCTTCGCCCTTCCGCCGTCGCGCCTCATCGGCGACATCAAGCGAGCCCTGGAGTCGGCCGTGGAGAGCGGCGAGCTGCCGCCGCACGAGCCCTCCGAGTTCTACCTGGAAGCCATTCGAAACAACCCCGAGCGCTTTCACCTGCCGAAGTAGCGGAGGCCATGGGGCCCGCTGTCACCCGCGCCTCGTGACCTACCGGGAGGGTTGCGAGCCCGCCGGGGCGCTCTTCGCGTCATAGAACGAGAGACCATCGAGGAGCAGACGCCCCTCCTCTTCGCGAACCGCCGCGCCCTCGGGCCACACCGCCACTGCGAGCGTCGCGAGGCCGTTCTGC from Myxococcales bacterium includes these protein-coding regions:
- a CDS encoding DUF3570 domain-containing protein; this encodes MRFSFRAITVAGFLLATALSGPRALAAPPEDVATVIEKVLSDDFANANYGDARKKLKTLLDRCKKESCPPKLTGQVHIAAGMVLVQIGKTDEGKASFAEALNIDGTAALPTSSAVTPAMKTAFADAQRSWIVANNPDDPGKASWTNKQALDYAKQAIAADAAGNLGDCIEKEKAALQIEDQPRGRLHLASCYERSGKVIDGLRESQKVLAAGIQKNDAVIIKAAQARINALLPRVAKIGFEVPAGVPDMKVTFDDKVVPKEKLSQKFSIDPGKHKIHAEGTVRGVLLVFDEVREVKDGENALVTVTLKPSALTEGQIACMFAAKSQEDILNCLPQDKKPLVVRVGLDVGTYTDTTSVQVLTPGLNASITSPTQGWNVGGSYLVDIVSAASPDVISTASHFFRDTRHAGAVSGGYKPSFYGAQASASLSVENDYTSRNFGATLLAELMDKRWTPTLGYYRTQDTIGRAGTSYDVFSRELGINEIVAGSSIVMTPTAVLQLGFTLQSERGDQSKPYRYVPLFPSGVGIPIGATYDQVNAFRLPTRPLEQLPVARERYALAGRYIKRIGTATLRAEERAYFDTWGVKASSTDVRYLLDLTRRLRVGPHARIHFQMPASFYKRKYIGTLNADGSIDLPKYRTTDRELGQLLSVTGGGTARLELSPPEEKVQFGIQLDADAMYTRYFDALYIKSRLALWGVLRFEAEFQ
- a CDS encoding HDIG domain-containing protein, which encodes MSAPPSNSGPGKPDAAIDALAWAAARAEESAEGEAAAPTSTREDFGAALLHAPDKVRAYLDRVVMGRNPEAGLDALLDAHALATLFPEVEAMVGFGDGEWRHKDVWKHTKQVVRQAVPRLEVRWASLFHDIGKVKTRSISPEGKVHFFGHAEVGARMFDRIDRRVPLFSSEPAFRSTVRFLVLHHLRANQYEPSWTDSAVRRFARELGDHLDDLLCLARADITTKRPEKKRKGLSQISELDARIRSLAEADAKQPPLPSGIGDEIMKTFALPPSRLIGDIKRALESAVESGELPPHEPSEFYLEAIRNNPERFHLPK